The following are encoded together in the Citrobacter arsenatis genome:
- the astC gene encoding succinylornithine/acetylornithine transaminase → MSLSITRENFDEWMMPVYAPAPFIPVRGEGSRLWDQQGKEYIDFAGGIAVNALGHAHPALREALNDQASKFWHTGNGYTNEPVLRLAKKLIDATFAERIFFCNSGAEANEAALKLARKYAHDRFGSQKSGIVAFKNAFHGRTLFTVSAGGQPAYSQDFAPLPPDIRHAVFNDLDSAGQLIDDTTCAVIVEPVQGEGGVVPATNAFLQGLRELCDRHNALLIFDEVQTGVGRTGELYAYMHYGVTPDLLTTAKALGGGFPIGALLATERCASVMTVGTHGTTYGGNPLATAVAGKLLDIVNTAEVLNGVKQRHDWFVERINAINERFGLLSEIRGLGLLIGCVLNAEFAGKAKLISQEAAVAGVMVLIAGANVVRFAPALNVSEEEIATGLDRFALACERIKAGGSS, encoded by the coding sequence TGTCTCTGTCAATTACGCGTGAAAATTTTGATGAATGGATGATGCCCGTATACGCTCCGGCCCCTTTTATTCCGGTGCGGGGCGAAGGTTCACGTCTGTGGGACCAGCAGGGTAAAGAGTATATCGATTTCGCGGGAGGCATTGCGGTTAACGCGCTGGGTCACGCCCACCCGGCATTGCGTGAGGCATTAAACGACCAGGCGAGCAAATTCTGGCATACGGGAAATGGCTACACCAACGAGCCGGTGCTGCGTCTGGCGAAAAAGCTGATTGACGCCACCTTCGCCGAGCGCATTTTCTTCTGTAACTCTGGCGCAGAAGCCAATGAGGCGGCATTAAAACTGGCGCGTAAATACGCCCACGATCGTTTTGGCAGCCAGAAGAGCGGCATTGTGGCGTTTAAAAATGCTTTCCATGGCCGCACGCTGTTTACCGTCAGCGCCGGGGGACAGCCCGCCTATTCACAGGATTTTGCACCGCTGCCACCGGATATCCGCCATGCCGTGTTTAACGATCTCGACTCTGCCGGCCAACTGATTGATGACACCACCTGTGCGGTTATCGTGGAGCCGGTGCAGGGGGAAGGCGGCGTGGTGCCGGCAACAAACGCCTTTTTGCAGGGACTGCGTGAGTTATGCGATCGCCATAATGCGTTGCTGATTTTTGATGAAGTTCAGACCGGCGTTGGCCGTACCGGAGAACTGTATGCCTATATGCACTACGGTGTTACGCCCGATCTGCTGACGACAGCAAAAGCGCTGGGCGGCGGTTTCCCCATCGGCGCACTGCTGGCGACAGAACGTTGCGCCAGCGTGATGACGGTCGGTACGCACGGTACGACATACGGCGGAAATCCGCTGGCCACGGCGGTGGCGGGCAAACTGCTGGACATTGTTAACACGGCGGAAGTGCTTAACGGAGTGAAACAGCGCCATGACTGGTTTGTGGAGCGTATTAACGCCATTAACGAACGTTTTGGACTGCTTAGTGAAATTCGAGGACTCGGACTGCTGATCGGTTGCGTGCTGAACGCGGAATTTGCCGGGAAAGCAAAACTTATCTCGCAAGAAGCGGCTGTTGCCGGGGTGATGGTACTGATTGCTGGCGCTAACGTGGTGCGTTTTGCGCCAGCGTTAAACGTCAGCGAAGAAGAAATCGCTACGGGACTGGATCGCTTTGCGCTGGCCTGCGAACGCATTAAAGCAGGAGGTTCATCATGA